Genomic segment of Arachis hypogaea cultivar Tifrunner chromosome 11, arahy.Tifrunner.gnm2.J5K5, whole genome shotgun sequence:
TATGTTACAGTGAGGAAGTTTATGTGTTACACTTAAAAATTTcagtgttatttttttattttattttttttcaaacaactcttcctttttatttctcttgttttcatagtattttttttttatattttacactttcataattcttcttgttttaaagaataaaaaaatcaaataaaaaaattaaaaaaagaattatataactttttttcattttttgatttttctattttacaaaaagtacaaaaaattttgaagaaaaaatgtataactttacaaaaaataaaaatacaaaattttacacaaaaaaaaaataagaagctAAAAAAATGCAGCATTCTATTTCATGTGTCATAATTAAAAGATTTcagtatcaaaatttaaaaattcatgtgttatggttaaaaaatttttatactatttttctgttttatatatttttcaaacaactctttcctttttctttctcttattttcatagtttttttgttttaatactttcattattttttttgtttcaccttctaccaagaataaaaataaaaaaatcaaataaaaaaaataaaaaattatgtcatttttattttattttttggtttatttgTTTGAcaacaaatacaattttttttaaaaaaaaatagataactttataaataaaaatataaaaattgtgtacaagaaagaaaaagaataagtgaaaaaaaatacagcattttattttatctatcatTGATTAAGAAATTTCGATATCaaagttaaaaaatttttgtgttgcggttaataaatttttgtagttatttttctattttatattttttttaaacaattcttttttatcctcgtttttatagtttttcttatttaaatctcttataattcttcttgtttaACCCTCTacgaagaataaaaataaaaaataaaaagaagaaaattaaacaaagaagaaggaataaaaagaaattttggtgtcaaaaattaagaaacttcATATATCGTGATTAAAAATTTTCGATATTATTTTTCTGATAAAttttgcacaattcaaaactcttcctcctcctcctcttttgttgtcatcatcatcatcatatttttctttttcttcttcatcttctctccttTTTTATCATCTTCTTATAATTCTTTTTGCTTCAcctttttaataagaataaaaatataaaaaaaataacaaaaaaagaaataaaaatgctATAAAAACCACAAGGAAGAGGAGAagcaggaagaggagaagaagaaataattaaaaaaatagcaataacaacagcaataaaagaacaacaatgaGAAAGAAATACACGAAGAAGAAATACATGATTCACATGCACGTTGTGTgagtaatttttgttaaatttgagtCAATGTAGTTAAAAATAGTTGACAAAACATATGAATGTGTTGCAGAACCtatatagtatatataataaatactacatatatacaaaaaaattaaacattaatccatcattctattttaaaatataaatttaattttaattcattttatacGTGTATCTAATTCTTTAAcatcacatcaataaaaataagtaatttttataTTGATCGTATATAGTCATTTAAAAAAACCaatatcattaaataattatataaaatattttatgttattaacagatcaaaattaaactctaaaaatatatatttcagatttcataaaaaaaatattatactactataaacaaatttaattatttatttgttatagGTCTGATTATTTTAGTAGTAAATTAttagttagaaaaatatttagattaatttgtataaatatctaaatatatagtgattaattttagtaatatatatatatatatatatatatatatatatatatatgtgtgtgtaaaTAATTTTCAGCAATTGTTATAACGAAAAAGAATAAGTTTGATAAATAAATTTACATGTAATTTCAATAGTAGCCAAGAGAAAGTAATTTggctcaaattttaatttttaattaatttttgttttgaaaattatttgaagaTACTTgtctaaaattttttgaagacAATTTTTAAGACATGACCACATTCAAGAGTCATTATACTTTTAGGATGAAGCTCCTCTGTATAGTAGAGaagttgataaaataaaaaaatgaggcCTTATTAATCACcattgtttaaaattattttaagttacttgtttaaaattttcaaaatctactCTCTCGAACCTTCTATTTGGAAGAAAATTTTTACGACACGACCATATTTAAGAGCCACTATATTTTTAGGGtgaaattcttttaaaataaaaaagttgataaaaataaaaaagtaaaataatatttttgtcttcAACGTTTAAGATAAGTTTTAAAGTTATCTTATTTAAATCTCTAATGTCTCAAAATTGTCTCAATGTTATCCCGTCATTAGTGATTTGTTAACAAAATTGAcggtgggacaaaattgagacgattttaaaacgttagcgTCTTAAATATGACAAAAACGTTgtggacaaaaatgatacattaaTCTTAAAAGAATTACTAAATCACGTAAAATGATAATGAATTTTAACGAAATAAATTATATTACGAATTCAAGATTTTTACTCATACTTGTAGAAttactagtatataaacttttggaaaagataaaaaaaagcatgtacatatataataaagtataaattatatctttttatctcCAATATATCGAActtctttaatatttaatttaattaaactttgtttttaactttttaataaattttaatttttcttcaatgattttaatttttttacaataaataattatttaatttattttttaattttgatcttaataaaaaataaattttcttagaATAAAAGTAACgtgattaagaataaaattaaaaaataaatttatttagaatgaaattaatatgattaagagtaatttattaaaatgcaattaaaaaaataattgaataatttctaccgtaaaaaattaatattattaaaggataaaattaacatttattttaaaattaaaaataaaatttaactaaattaaacattaaataatttctgctttattgtatatgtactatgttattctttttttcttttccgtCAGTTTATGTATTAGTCATTTTACgaatattttatgatgagtaaaaatttttaagtgtaaaattaaaaaaaaaaaaatatatatatatatatatatatatatatatatatatatatttagaatgaaaataatgtgTACTAATCATTTTACAAACATTtgatgatgagtaaaaatctttaagagtaaaatttaaaatatatatatatatatatatatatatatatatatttagaattaaaaaaaatatatatttagaataaaaataatgtgattaaaaaataattgaacaaCCATGTactataaaaaaatgatattattgaaggataaaattaaaatttatttctaagtaaaaactaaagataaaatattattttggtccTCAATGTTTGGGACGAATACTAATTTGATCACTATCATTTCAAACATTCtatttaaattaaacattaaacaagttcaatacattagagacaaaaatatataatttatactttattatatatgtatcataCTCATTTTTTTTTCCGAAAGTTTATCTACTAATCATTCTAGAAATATTATATGATGAGTAAAAATATCGAATTCGTAGTGCAATTCATGCTAGAAGTATTCCGTTACTTGATTTGGTAATTCTTTTTAGAgtaatgtatcatttttgtctccaacgttttcgtcctatttaagtttctaatgttttaaaatcgtctcaattttgtcccgttgTCAATTTTATTAACAGATCCCAACGACAAGACAAcattgagacaattttaaaatggtaagaacttaaataagacgatttaaacgttagaaacaactttaaaacttatcccaaacgttgggaACAAAAATGATACTTAACTCAAGTAAGAGAGTGAGAACTTAATTACCCTTGAATTAAGATGGCAAGATCCACTCATACATATTCAATGGTGATTAAACTTTTACTGTTTCGTTttgtaattttcttgttttagaaaatcttttttttcatatttctaTGGTAATAGCATGTGCAAGAAAAAATCaaccataaatatttttctaCCAAGTGAAATTCAATATTGGTCCctagaattcataaataaacaaacatatgtttacataaattaataaaattgatcaTATTTATAACCCACTAAAACTCATTTAACTATATGTGGGTTAATAATTATAGTAATGCTACACATCTAAGTATTTTTATGAACCAAGTTAAACAATAAGACTTAGAGTAATATTATCCATAATTGATTTTTGTTCATGTTAGACCAACTTGATTGGACTTGGTTaacaaaaatacttaaatatataacattattctAATAATTATTCAACAGAAAACATGAACTCAAATATGCTAACAACATTTCATTGATTGACCATGTACAATTACTACCCAATCCAACACTTACACTTCAGTTAAAGTTGATCTGTTCTCTTCTATGAGATCAACATTCATTGTTTTGGCTTCAAACGAATATTTGAGACCAGGCCTAAGAATCATCCTAGATTTTATTCTGCCATTGGAGAAAAAGCAGTCTCCACAATGTAACAATTTTCTTGCCCTGAGAAAGAATAGCAATTTAAAGAGTCAGATAGGAAAGAGGAAGACTGATAAATAGTATacaaattttgtcaaaaaaatgTGGCGAATTTCATTTTTAACAATTGAAACGAAACTCATCTGCATTCTCATTATATTCTGTTCAGATCATACTTCACAATGTTCCTTTATTATTCTTAGATATGAAACATAATAGGCAACTTTTGATATTAATCGACACGAACCGTTTAAGTACATTATCCATCGTTGAACCTGAATAGACTTTGAAAAATGCCATCCATCGTTTAAGGAGATGTCTGACAGCAATTAATGGATTTTGAGCTGCCTTTGAAGCTTGAAtaagcaaaaagaaaaggaaaaagttaCATCCTTGAGTGATACCCGATAAGTGAAAAGGGGAAAATGAAGGGTGGAAGAGTGAGTAATTTAGCTTTCAAGTTCATACCTGTGCTTCTAACTCAGCAATTCTTTGCAGAGATGCCTGTTCAATGCAAGCACGGCGCTTACATTCTTCTTCAAGCAAATTTGTAAGTTGGTACCGCAGCTCAGCCATTTCCTGAGTTAAGTCCTCTGCTTCCTCTTTGGCCTTCAACTTTTCCACTCGCAATTCTTCCTAGCAAACAGTCAAGATACCACATAAATTCCCAATCTCAAAATTCAAAAGGTGATATGTCGCACATCGGGACAAGTGTTGTTTCTTGCCTTTGTATGATCAAATTTACATAGATTGCTTCATTGATTGGACTTTATCATATACCTTAAGTTTATTCACAAGAAATTCATATTCCTGGATTTGACGTGACATCTCCATCTTCCCTTTTAAATCTGCAGCTGGATTTACGATCGTTGTCAATCTTCCAAGGAGTGGACCCAATACTCCTCCATAAGTGCTGAGGAAATATTGGGGGAACATTATTTAGTGAACGaacaatttaaattataaaggtttttttataattgaaaaaagaaagaaagaaaaagattacAGTATTACAAACACAACTAAAAATGAGACAATAAGGCACCTATTCTATACTATCCACAGTGATTAGTGAAAGAAGGATCACATaatcaaatcttttcctttaGCATAAGTATCCAATTAGAAGTGTCTACTTCCTTTCATCAATTATTAGTATTATGTAatcaaacaaaaaatttgtaACTGGTCACATACTCACATGTCAACTTTTATTAATCAAGCATCTAAACAAAACTTCAAATATGTACCTTACATCCTCTGATATGGTTGAATTACAAGGTAATGAACTCAAGGATGACTGTTTCTTTATTTGTGAAATTTCCTTGTTTTCCAGCCACTCTTCAACCCTTTGGGAAAACATTCGAGTGTTCATGGTGGCAGTATCGAGcttctttctaagatccttgttttCCTCATCTAGAGAGATGATGTATTTTTGTGCATCCTCAAATGCAAACTGGAGTTCATCAACCAATCTACCCATGCTATTCTTTTCTTCTAAGGTTTCGTCTTGGATTTTCTTGGCCTCAAAAAGACCCTGTTCCAAGGCCATCATATCTAGTTTCATACTCTCTATTTCAAGTTGAGACTCTAATGCCAGAGATGAAATCGATTCCTCCAGTTTCTCTATGAACAAAGCTGACTTCTCTAATTCCAGTTCTTTAGTCTCTAATTCGTGTACCAGTGATGCTTGCTTTGAATTGGAATTTTGCAGCTCCTCCCTTAAGCTGAAAACCTCTTCTTGTAAATATTCCATCTCCTCCAATTTCATTTCAAGGGCGAGAACACGAGCTTCTAGGTCGTTCACCTCTGTGTTCCTTGAACTGAGGTGATCCTGGAGAAAATCTGTATAAAGTATTGACAAATAAAGGCAACAAGAGCAACATCAAATCTTTAGTTCATGAGTCACAATTCAACTAATAAATGCTTTCCATCGGAATTCAACAACTATTGTAAATTAATTTTCCAGTAAAAGAGACATCTAAGGAAGAAAACACTAATATTCAATGGCAATCATCTCTGATAAAAAGATGAAGTTTGTGTGCGCAATATATGATTATCCACACTGCTGGATGAGAAGCTTCTCTTGAGAGGGAAAAAAGACATTGTTGATTTATGAAAAAAGGTTTTATCACTTTCACATGGAAGGAGCTGAAGCAAGGAAACCAACCAATTTCTTGAGAACAATTAAGCAGCTCTTTGTCCAACCTCTCGATGGTCTTCTTGTCTTCTTTATGAGCTTCTAACAATGATTTCCCATGTTGTTCCATTATCTACATCAATGTTATAAAAGAACATTGGTATTAAGTAGTTAATCAGAAACACTTTCAGAACATCATGTTGATGCTTACAATACTAAAAGGAGCATTATTTATAAACAAAAACAGAAGAAGTCTGTCCAAGGTTCAAATCTGCGTTCTTTTAAACTCTTTACCATGTGTTGGCAGTACAGGTGAATATACACTTAACAAAATCCCATCTtactaatgaaaatattaaagCATAGATTTATTCTGAATCCTAAGTTTAGCAACAGGAGTTGAGAATAAAAATTTAACATCAGAGCATCAGCAGCACCCTACGAAATCAACAAGCAGTACAATCTCATCTTACTAAGTTAAAATTAGCCACAACAACCAGGTAACTGAGACATAGATATTAGAGTATTTTTATTGATCCATCATGTCATATAGGCCCGAGTGGGACATCCAATAGAAGAGAATAATATAACTTCTTTCAGTTCTATGTCTGGTTTCTTGAAAGCAACCTAGCATGTAATGTACCCGGATTAGTTGAAAGCCTTGGGTTTGGGATCTTTCCAACACATCCTTCTCTTTTCTAAGCTGCATATCACagagaaaagaagaaatgaaTAACAGGAAAGATATGCGCAAATTACACTCATAAAAAAGCATTGCAAATCCAACAAAATCAAAAGCCTACAAGAAGTTTCTTTTCAAAGTCAAGAACCGAACTAaccaatttatttattcattcgtTCATTCTAAACCAAAGACAAAGATAGAAATTTCActaccgaaaaaaaaaacaactaaagTGCACAAAGTAACGAGTTGAAAAGGTAGAATAGATCATCACCTCTCTATATGTTGTTCCAAGTTGAACAAGTTCCTCCACATTTAAGGGAGTATCACTAATTCTTTCGGTGCTATTCGACATTTATGTAAGCGAATCCACACAAGTGCATAGGAAGAACAGCAAAAACACCTGATTCATGTTCTTACgcagattaaaaattaaaaaattttaaaaatagagagtCAAAATTTTATCACCCTACAAGCACCACGTAATACAAGTCTACATTTTCTAATTGCAaaacaaaaatttgaaagagGAATTAATAACAAGGCTTCTGCAACTAAAAAAACGATCGAAACTGAAAAGACCAATGAAAACCGTAATAAGGAGTGAAAAGACACGAAAAGAAAATCATAGATTAACCTGAAATTGATACCTTGTGTAGAGAGGGAGAAACTCTAATTCAACGAGCACCAGAACTTTGGGGATTCTGTTTTctctgaaaattcaaaaataagaccTTTGAGGATTGAGGTGGCTGGGAGCGGGGTTTAGACTAGAGAAAGGCCACAGGCAcagtgatttttttgtttttaaccgTACAACAAACAAAACAGAACTTGGATTTCTTCCCCACGAGGACATTCTTGTCCTTTTACTCTATTCTTTCTTGTAAGGAGTGTTTGCTGAGCAATTTGGATTGGTTTTGAAGTACCAAGCATGAACATTTTGTTGAGTTGTCGTCTCCACGCATGACACTCATTGACACTCGTTCGACATGTGTGTTTGCTGTATTtaactgtgtcttaataaaaaataaaaatttatctcTGAATATGTTTGTACACACCTAAATATCATTACGTGCCAACGTGTTCagtcttatttttaaaataaatttagatataatatatattattattatttaaaacaaataaatattttaaatacttgatataattaaaataaaacattaaaaataatttaaaattttaatttatattttaatatcaataaaatattaaaatatcattacgatttatctaaaaaatactttatattttatatgtacgtgaaagttgtggtaggcttagagaagggaggttgaatctatgccttctttTAAGTTGttgttattacccttttaaaacaaatttgcaattctgattctgtttgaactcagcagcggaaatttataagacaatttatttttgtctcatgaatatcagaaaacagaacatagcagagaagagaaaagctaacaccagcatgtatcctggttcggttgccttgtgctatgcaaccaacatccagtctcctccacaactatggaagaatttcactatagttaacagtattacatacaccaataactcAGGagtgacccaatcctttcacttacaagttctaacctaacttgacctTGGCTATGAtaatacctaactatacctcttagtgctaacccaactaagaaagggataccttacaggtacaagatacaagacacaaacatacctaaagaaatcagagaataactctaggcttttctctcaagtgtatctctcagccttttccactcatggctttttcttaagctttctcacaatgccttttctcacaagaaattacagaaagataaacttagaaaagtacattacaatcagtaaaacatgaaggagattgacttcatcagcagcctaTTTACTATGTGCAAAACTAGATTCAcaaacctcagatgcagttcttcagtattggtcgaatgcttctttgaaagtaagcattatccaagtagaggaacttctttacAGAACACTGTTCAcccactctggttttctctccttgcctctgaatgaatagcaagcttcttttatctccttgcatgttgcttggttcttcttccaaggtcaacaccttgagccttgagcttcactaacccacagattcactttttcaccTTAATCCTTAGAGtggaaactttgcttctgacttcttcatcttgaccgaaagccataaggCAGTAGCCATGGAAATCtctcatggtcaacttgatcttagccatcgaaaaactacttggtccccaagtatcacttgtgaccgtagatgtgaAATAGAATAAGGCAGAGAGCAACTTTctcttgaatgccattttcggatacAGCAGAGggtagggaagaagagaagaagatttgATGCAAgaaagatgagatggattacctttaacctaagcttgaatTGGATTAGATTTTCTGTTTTGGCTACTGTGCTTCAAGCTTacactttctctctcttgcttctttggttactagcttatggaggaagctttttctctctttctctttcttacttttctgaagcctTGATTTGACTTGATTAGAAAGGAGAGGAACATTGCTTTTGGTAAGGCAAAATGGTgggaaataaaaattaattcggGCTTGGGTCAGGTTCTTCTCAAGTTCAGCCCGTTGGTGCCTTGACTTGCTTCTTTGAAGAATTTTCGCTTGAGATGAATGATTTGGGCTTGTCTTTATTTTCACTTACCATTCAGCCCATTAGCATATTTCATTTGTTTGATGttgggctgctgcaacacttgttTTTAGCCTGCATCACTAATCAAAGATAATCAAAAGCTAATTGGATGATTAGCCCACTAatcaaatgtttgtcatcatcaattttaattcttaactcaacaatctcccccttgatgacaaacataatcaagcaatgatcaaaggaattaaattttgaaaaaattagagAACTTCCCtttgatgtttcttgctttagtgttgctccccctttccttctCAAGATTAGCTTCCCCTGGATTTAtgctttcttctttattcctgtTTTACATTGTACCTAAAGATAACACAATAGAGAGTTGTACACAATTTTCTTGGCTAAGGGATATCAAGCAAACAGCACTGTATAGTCAATCCAACATACATTAAGCTAATATCATTAGCAATTGAAAtcataccaaaaaaaaaactaaaaactgaaACATTATTGCAAACCCAAAAACTAAAACACTATTGCAAACACTATTGcttttactcccccttttgtcatcaagggtggacaacaagcatcaacaacaaaaaaaacgGCACTCTAAAACCTGCAAGAAAGGTTAGTGCATAGTCAAAATAACTATTTAAACAACCATAAGTGCATCAGTATTcaaagttattacagtcatccaagacACAACAAAAAATCAAGCAGTAGCAAAATAGAACAGAGTTTATCAGACAAACAAATAAAGCTGCATCAATAGTTTTCATGAGACAAATTCTAGGCATCAGACTCATTTCCCTCCGAGttagcttcttcttcaacatcagtGGCTGGATCTTCATCCTGTTGAAGGTTATCAATGTATGTCATGAAAATCgccactctatcccttgatttcCTTAGGAAATTTTCATATTTGCTTGCTAGCTTTCGTTCCTCCTTGCTCATAGCAATCAGGTGGTTGGATTGGGAGACAAACTCCTGAACAGCGTCCTTGACAACATTCAGCAGAATGGATTTCTTTCCAGTAGAGACTGAGGTACCCTcggtggaaggaggaggagagtcCTCTGGATtgtactcttcatcatcatcatccaaaaTCACTCTTTCAAATCGAGTGGGTCCTTTTTGCTATTTTACTGCaccacctccctttagatatgaatgtctattttcatatttctcattggtcaagtcaacaccaaaatactcaaaaatacaagttagaaacatgccataaggaagagctttgtccttttcacttctaacagaatcaaacatgtatctaaccatcaaatatgcaaatgaaatttcagttttggtgagaagggcatataaaacaagagtgtcagtgtatgaaaccctttgatatgaaccactttgaggaagtataatgtggttgaccattcggtgcaactgagcacgttcatatcctagggctttgtgtgTGGGTGTAATGCCATCTATTAAGGAGACATGCTCACAAATACTAGCCAGAGCATCATTGTAAGAaaca
This window contains:
- the LOC112722567 gene encoding uncharacterized protein isoform X1, with the translated sequence MSNSTERISDTPLNVEELVQLGTTYRELRKEKDVLERSQTQGFQLIRIMEQHGKSLLEAHKEDKKTIERLDKELLNCSQEIDFLQDHLSSRNTEVNDLEARVLALEMKLEEMEYLQEEVFSLREELQNSNSKQASLVHELETKELELEKSALFIEKLEESISSLALESQLEIESMKLDMMALEQGLFEAKKIQDETLEEKNSMGRLVDELQFAFEDAQKYIISLDEENKDLRKKLDTATMNTRMFSQRVEEWLENKEISQIKKQSSLSSLPCNSTISEDVSTYGGVLGPLLGRLTTIVNPAADLKGKMEMSRQIQEYEFLVNKLKEELRVEKLKAKEEAEDLTQEMAELRYQLTNLLEEECKRRACIEQASLQRIAELEAQLQRQLKIH
- the LOC112722567 gene encoding uncharacterized protein isoform X2, with the protein product MEQHGKSLLEAHKEDKKTIERLDKELLNCSQEIDFLQDHLSSRNTEVNDLEARVLALEMKLEEMEYLQEEVFSLREELQNSNSKQASLVHELETKELELEKSALFIEKLEESISSLALESQLEIESMKLDMMALEQGLFEAKKIQDETLEEKNSMGRLVDELQFAFEDAQKYIISLDEENKDLRKKLDTATMNTRMFSQRVEEWLENKEISQIKKQSSLSSLPCNSTISEDVSTYGGVLGPLLGRLTTIVNPAADLKGKMEMSRQIQEYEFLVNKLKEELRVEKLKAKEEAEDLTQEMAELRYQLTNLLEEECKRRACIEQASLQRIAELEAQLQRQLKIH
- the LOC112722567 gene encoding uncharacterized protein isoform X3 translates to MSNSTERISDTPLNVEELVQLGTTYRELRKEKDVLERSQTQGFQLIRIMEQHGKSLLEAHKEDKKTIERLDKELLNCSQEIDFLQDHLSSRNTEVNDLEARVLALEMKLEEMEYLQEEVFSLREELQNSNSKQASLVHELETKELELEKSALFIEKLEESISSLALESQLEIESMKLDMMALEQGLFEAKKIQDETLEEKNSMGRLVDELQFAFEDAQKYIISLDEENKDLRKKLDTATMNTRMFSQRVEEWLENKEISQIKKQSSLSSLPCNSTISEDVSTYGGVLGPLLGRLTTIVNPAADLKGKMEMSRQIQEYEFLVNKLKNCEWKS